A segment of the Peptostreptococcaceae bacterium genome:
GATGCTCTGATCCTCGTCCCCGCACATCAGCAGATTCTCCGACCGGCTTGCGAGCAGGCTGAATATCTCATGCTGCAGCTTTGAGGTATCCTGCGCCTCATCTATCTGATAGTAGTCATAGGCATCCTGATAAAACCTCAGGCACTCCGGACTATCCTTAAGTAGCTTATGGGCCATTTGAAGCATGTCGTCAAAATCAATAAGACTGTTTTCAATCTTCAAATTCTCGTAGCATTCGAGTACTTTATCGAAGCTCTCAATCTGCTTGTTGAGTCCCAAAATTTCTTCATTATCAAGCATTGAGTTTTTAGTGTATCCAATCAATACTGCTGTTTCTTTGACTTTTTCGGAGTCTGCATATTTATTAATTGCTTTGAATGCGGATCCAACCAGTTTTTCCTGTGAAGGAAACCCCCGGGTTCCCATGATACTTACCGACCTCAACCTCTCACCGTCAAACCTGTTTATACATCTGTTTGCAAAGCTATGAATTGTTGAAAACTCCGGTTCGCGTTGACTGCGTGAAAATATTGTAGAATAACGATTCTTCATATCAATGGCAGAAGCTCTGCTGAAGGTAACCGAAAGAATCCTTCGCGGGTCTACCCCGTGTTTCTCAACAAGAAATCCGGTGCGGCACATCATTGTTGTCGTCTTCCCCGAACCGGGAACCGCTATGGCAAGTATTGGCCCGTCTTTATGGCTTGCCACTTTCCTCTGGCCATCATTCAATATTATGTTGTTCTTTTCCTTCAATATCTTAAAAAAATCCATCTGTTTCCCCTTCTGTTTGCTCATCTGTTTTTATCATAAACAAATGGAGTACACAACGCAACCATGTAGTATTATACTTTATATTTAAACACCCTTGTCCTTTGCAATGAATTGTTTGACAGAACAATGCTTAGGATATATATTTTTATTAAGGGCTCTTATATGTATTTAACAGACTCTTTTAAAAGATAATTGACTGCCCGGGAGGTGGATTCATATGCTTATTAGGCCAATAAAGGATAGTGATGTTCCTGCTATTGCAGACATATACAACGAAAATTGGAAAATTACATATCGAAACTTATTGCCTGATTCCTTTTTAAATGGAATGACGCATGAACATTCAAGAGATAAATGGCTGAAATATTTACATACAATCTCCCATGGGGGTTTTGTTGCATTAGATGAAAAAAATCAAGTTATCGGTTTCTCGGCATATAAGCCATATACCGATTTAGAAAACTGTATCCTGCTTGATTCCCTTCACATAAAAAAGTCCGCGCAAGGCAAAGGAATCGGCAAGGCGCTTGTTCTTAAAATCGGCGAATATGCATGCAAAAGCGAATATAAAAAAATGGCCATTTGCATTGTTAAAGGAAATGACCGTGCTGAAAGAATATACACCCATTTAGGCGCGAGATTCTATAAGGATTTCATCGATAGCTTTGAAGGAACACCCTCCAACTCAACACTCCTTGTTTGGGATGACCTTAGCATCTTCAAAAGCATATAAAAATAATAAAATCAACAAAATGGGGACGGGGGCTATATCGTTGATTTATATCTATATATTATTTTTTTGTATATTTATCTAGTCCATTCATCCATCTATTAGTTCTGTCCGGAATCAGCTCTACTTTTTCCATTAATTCCTCAACATCTTTTTTCAGCATCAATTCCTTGTCTACTATGCAAATTTGTCTGTCTCCATTTTTCTCAATAAATCCGTCCTTGCTTCTATAAAATTCTTCTTCATATCTAATAAAAGTTTCATCAATCCCAGCACCTTCAATATACTTTTCCACAATCTGTTTGCCGGCACTTAAGGCCGTTGTATATGCAACAACCTCTCCCGCAGCGTTATACGCTACCGCATAGCTATTACCCTTTGTGAAAAATTCAAATCCTTTTCCTATATTCCCATTATTACTAAACAAAGCATCTAAAATCCCCATAATATTAATCCTCCATATATTTGCAAATCATTCAGCGCTTTCCGCAACGCGAAGTGGCCGCTCTCTGTTTTCAGAATAATTGACCAGCCCCTCCGGTAATTCTTTTTTTGTCTTTAGTCCCAATTCTTTAAGCTTCGTAGTTTGACGCACCAGATTGTCATTGCCCGTATACAATTGCTTGTAAGCATCTTGATATCTATCCTGCGCCTTGTCTATAGATTTACCCACCAATTCCAAGTTGTCCACAAAGCCCACAAATTTGTCGTAAAGCTTTGCTCCTCGATCCGCAATCTCTAGCGCGTTCCTATTCTGATACTCGCGTTTCCAAAGATCGACTATTATTTTCAGCGTGGTAATCAGGTTTGTTGGATTAATGAGCAGTATTCTCTTGTCATAGGCAAAATTCCACAATTCGGGATCCCCTTCCAAAGCGGCTATGTAGGCCGGCTCACTTGGAACAAACATCATTACAAAGTCCAGGGATTTGTCATAGTCGTCGTATCCCTTTGTGCTTAGTGAAACTATATGGTTTCTTATAGCCCTAACATGGGCATCAAGTTCTAGCTTCTGGACATCGGCATCCTCAGCAGTATTGTAGCGTGTATACGCATTCAGCGAAACCTTCGAATCGATGATAACATTCCTGCTATCGGGGTATTTAATTACAGCATCAGGGCGCATTTTCTTTCCTTCAGAATCGGACTTGAGAGCATTGCCTTTTTCATCCTTCAGTTCCATTTCCATAAAATATTGCTCGTTTTTACGAAGACCTGAGCGCTCCAGTATACTTTCCAGAATCATCTCGCCCCAGCATCCCTGGGTTTTCGCTTCACCCTTTAGCGCCCTCGTCAAATTCCTGGCCTCTTCGCTTATCACTTGATTAAGCTTAGCCAGCTCCTTGACCTTTTCCCCCAAGGAAAACCTTTCCTTCGACTCGCTGCTGTATACATCATTCACCTGCTTCTTGAAGTCCTCTATATTTTGACCCAATGGGTCAAGTATGGTCTTCATGTTTGTTTTATTCAGCTGGGTAAATTTTTCGGTTTTAGTTTCAAATATCTTGTTTGCAATATTCTCAAATTCCGCATTGAATTTATTGCCGATTTCTTCGATTTCAGCCTTTTGGGTTTCAAGTTTTTCTTTAAGCGCTTCGTTGTATGCCTCTGCAATAGCAAAATCCCTATTGTTCTTTTGAAAATCTGTTTTCAGCGACTCCAAGTCTTCATTGCTTTTTACTATGTCTCTATTCTTTTCCTCTATTGTTTTACTTGCAGCGCTATAGTTTGCTCTGGCCATTGCCAATTCGCCGCTTATGGAAGCCGATTGTTTCTCCCTTTCCAAAAGATCCATTTTAAGCGACACAATTTCATTTTCCGTATCTCTATCCCTTTTTTCAAATGCCTTCAGTCTTTCATCAGATGTAGCCTTATGTTTTTCGTAAGCAATTTCAATTTCGTTATAAGCCCTTTTAGCATCGTCCTTAGCACTTTGCACCTCAACCCTCGATTTTGCATTTGCTATAGATCTGCCAACCATAAATCCTATAAAGATGCCACTAATAAGACCAATTACTATTTCCATAATCCGATTCTCCTTTCCCTGTTTCAATACATCTTGTTTTATATTCAATCCTTATTTCTATCTTGATTTTACCATACTCAACAGGATAACCATCGGAATAAAAAATCAACGATATAGCCCCCGTCCCCATTTCGTTGAATACGGACTTTTGTAAAATAATCCAAGATATCCTTTCTATTTCACAATACCTTGCAAAAAAGAAGCAAGGAGTGCGGTTAAGTCACGCATCCCTTGCAAATACTCATCATTTAACTATCCCTCTTGTTTCAAACGATGCGTACATTATTTTTCGCCCCGCTCGTTATAGTCGTCGTCTATGCGCTTTTTCCATTCTCTTGCCACGGTTCGATTGGAGCGAAGATTCTTAACGGCCTCTCCCACCACATCATAGTTGAGCGATGTCCCTATAGAGTCTGAGTTAAACCTGGCAGCTCTGTCCTCAGTAATTCCGAAGCGCCTTGCCTCGGCTACTGCGTCGATGTTGGCTCCAAGGAATATGAATTCCCAGCCATACTTCATTTTCTGGTTATCCACCATCTTCTTGATTATTTCGTAGGTGAATTCGCGGCTTGAATTTTCCATTCCATCGGTGGTAATAACGAATATTACTTTCTCGGCTCTCTCGTCTTCGGATGTCTGCTTCTGCGCGTTTCCTATCTTGTTGATGGTTTTACCAATTGCATCAAGCAACGCCGTGCTTCCCCTAACGAAATACTCCTTGCTTGTAATGGGTTCTACCCCGCGAAGGTTGATTCTGTCGTGCAGAAGTTCGTAGCCGTCATCAAAGAGCACCGTTGTTACAAAAGCATCTCCCGGCTCTTTCTTCTGCTTTGCCATCATTGAATTGTAGCCCCCGATTGTGTCGCTTTCCAGCCCACTCATTGATCCGCTTCTATCCAAGATGAAAACAAGTTCAGTTAAATCTTTTTTCATGATGTCACCCTCCTTATGTTTTATGGTTTAAGGATAACACCTGCGTAAAATCAATT
Coding sequences within it:
- a CDS encoding GNAT family N-acetyltransferase, translated to MLIRPIKDSDVPAIADIYNENWKITYRNLLPDSFLNGMTHEHSRDKWLKYLHTISHGGFVALDEKNQVIGFSAYKPYTDLENCILLDSLHIKKSAQGKGIGKALVLKIGEYACKSEYKKMAICIVKGNDRAERIYTHLGARFYKDFIDSFEGTPSNSTLLVWDDLSIFKSI
- a CDS encoding VWA domain-containing protein, with the translated sequence MKKDLTELVFILDRSGSMSGLESDTIGGYNSMMAKQKKEPGDAFVTTVLFDDGYELLHDRINLRGVEPITSKEYFVRGSTALLDAIGKTINKIGNAQKQTSEDERAEKVIFVITTDGMENSSREFTYEIIKKMVDNQKMKYGWEFIFLGANIDAVAEARRFGITEDRAARFNSDSIGTSLNYDVVGEAVKNLRSNRTVAREWKKRIDDDYNERGEK
- the rmuC gene encoding DNA recombination protein RmuC yields the protein MEIVIGLISGIFIGFMVGRSIANAKSRVEVQSAKDDAKRAYNEIEIAYEKHKATSDERLKAFEKRDRDTENEIVSLKMDLLEREKQSASISGELAMARANYSAASKTIEEKNRDIVKSNEDLESLKTDFQKNNRDFAIAEAYNEALKEKLETQKAEIEEIGNKFNAEFENIANKIFETKTEKFTQLNKTNMKTILDPLGQNIEDFKKQVNDVYSSESKERFSLGEKVKELAKLNQVISEEARNLTRALKGEAKTQGCWGEMILESILERSGLRKNEQYFMEMELKDEKGNALKSDSEGKKMRPDAVIKYPDSRNVIIDSKVSLNAYTRYNTAEDADVQKLELDAHVRAIRNHIVSLSTKGYDDYDKSLDFVMMFVPSEPAYIAALEGDPELWNFAYDKRILLINPTNLITTLKIIVDLWKREYQNRNALEIADRGAKLYDKFVGFVDNLELVGKSIDKAQDRYQDAYKQLYTGNDNLVRQTTKLKELGLKTKKELPEGLVNYSENRERPLRVAESAE